A segment of the Nostoc sp. TCL26-01 genome:
GTGGCTAAATTAGCTGTTTGTGTGGGAATTGGGGTGAATAATACGTCGATTTCTTTGACTTCTGCTGCTACTCGACTTGGTGCTTGGATTTTGCCATAGGGTTTTAGAAGTTCTTCTAAGTAGTCTTTGGAGAATTGATCATGGATGAATCTTGTCATTCATTTGGTTTAGTCAGAGAGATTATCTGTTATTTTACCAAAGCGATCGCCTACAACCAAATAGTAGGCGATATGTACAACGAGCAAAGCCTACGCTCATCAATTGAATTGGAGTTCTTCGGATTAGTCGGGAATAAATTTACTGATTTTTTGTTTGTTGTTGACTTAACCAAGCTTCTAAATCCATCATTGTAGCCAAATCCAACAATGCTTCCCCCAGCGCTTCTAATTGTTCTATTGCACGGAAATTCTAATTTTTATCTCAAATAGCCAACATTAATTCATAACTGTTGTATTTGCTGTCTTACCCACAGACGAAAAGCTCTCAAAGTTGCATTTCTACCGATAATTTTACTTTGCTCAAGATACTGGGGAATGATATCAATCAAAGTTAATCCAGGAAAATTTAAACTTTCTGGAGACTCCACGTATACACCATCTTGTAAAATATTAATTTTTAGTTTACCTCTGGCAAATTGCCAAAGTTCCGGCACTTTTAGCGCTTGGTAAATATGAGGATGAGTACGAGAAGTAATATCAATCTCTAAAGCTAAATCTGGCGGAGGATCTACTGTTAAATCCAGTCTGTTTTTACCGCGAATTTTAGATTCATTTTTAATATAAAAACACTGATCAGGCTCGATCCCTTGCGCCATTGCTTGATTTTTGAAAGTAGTAGAACCTAAGCATCTAAATTCAATATCTAATTCTTCCAAAAATGCTTTAACTAAATCCCCAATAATTTCTTTATCATCTTCATGTTCTGGCAATGGAGCCATAATTTCTAGTATTCCCTTGTCATAAGCAATACGTGCTGCGCGATGTTCTCCTAATTCTTCGAGAATTGTTTCCAATTCCTGCCAAGTGACATCCCGCAACAATACTGTTTGCCCAGGTGGAACATAGATGCGATTTAATTCTAATAACATCGCTGCTATTCCAAAAAATTTAGGATAAATTTAGGTTACTACAAATCAGTTGATAGGCTGCGAAAATTTAACTGTTCTTCAGAGATCCAAGCACCATGAAAACCATAGGGTATGCGCTGAGGAATTAAGATTCGTGCGATCGCTTCACTAGTCACATCTTGAGCATTAATTATCACTAATTCTGAACAATCTTCAGCAGTATCATAAACATAAGTAACCAACCAGCCATCATCCTCTGCTGTGCTACTAGGATTTGGCACAAATACAGGTTCGCCACCGTAGCGTTCTCTTCCGTATTCATGAGTTTGAGATTTACCATTGCGGAAGTCATATTTAATGATGCCATCGAACAAAGGTAGAGAACTTTTTGCCATTTTGCCAGTGTAACCATATTGGTTTGGTTGTCCTAAAAAGTTCTCATTAATGCGGGGAAATTCTGAAGCGACATCATCCAGCATTTCTTCCGCAACTTTCCCAGTGGTTAAATTAAACCGCCAGCGATGTAAGCGGGGGGTATCTGCTTGTGAGTCTAGTTTGGCATCTGGAGAACCTAAAACAGTAGTGGAACTCATGCGACAAGCAATTAATACTACCTCGTCTTGATCTTCATAGGCGTTGAGGGTATGAAAGATATAACAAGAGGGAGTTTCAAACCAGCGAATATTACTGTTGTTACCATGACGGGGTAAAATACCGAAGCGACTAGAGCGATCGCTCTCAAACATCAACATGGGTTTCCCTGTTTGTATCCGTTCTGGATTAAAAGTTAGGGGCAAATCCATAAAAATTGTATAGTTCTCAGTGATGGCAAAGTCGTGCATCATCACACTCATCGGTAAATCAATCGGTACTGTGCTGACTAATTCCCCAGTGACAGAAACTACGCTGTAATGTAAGTATGGTGGCGCGAATGAGTAACCAAAAAACATCATTTCGCCTGTGATGGGATCTACTTTAGGATGAGCAGTAAAGGCAGAAGCTAGTTTACCGTTGTAGATATACTCCCCTATAGTGTCTAACTCAGGTACTTTAATTGCATGAGGTGCGCCACCTTCCCACAGTGCGAATAATTGTCCCGCGTGCCAGATTAAAGCTGTATTACCAGTGTTGTGACTAGGGAGTTCTGGCTGCGGTGGTTCCATCAAACCAGTCCAGATAGCTTTACCAGCCTGATTTTCTCTTTGCCATCTTTGAGTACGGACGTAGCGATTGCGATAGCTGGCTTGATTATGACCGATTCTGACACCATGCAACATTCCATCCCCATCAAACCAATGATATTGACCAATGGGTTGCCAATGGGGATTGGGGCCATTACGGACAAACATACCTGATAATGTAGGTGGGATTTCCCCGATAACTTTGAGAGTCTCGGTAGTGATTTCTGCCTTAACAGGGGCAAAATTACCATCCAGATAGGGATTGACTGCTGTGGTCGTCATGGTATCGAGTCGAGAAGCGAGTGATTCATTTATGATATTAGCGATCGCTTAAATTGTAATTCCCTATCCGCCAGTAAAACACCACAGATATCGACTATTTTGATTTACCTCTGAGTATGGATATTCTTGAAAATCAATGAGGATTAACTGTGAGTCTAAATCTTTATTTGCTGCGTCACGGACAGACAGATTGTAGTCGGAAAAATTCATTTTGTGGTTCCATTGATTCTCAACTGACTCTAGAAGGCTTAGAAATGGCAAAAGCCTTTGCATCTGCCTATAGTTCTATTCCTTGGACAGCAATTTTTTGTAGTCCCATGCAGCGCACTATCGACACAGCTAAACCTTTGTGTGAAGCAATAGGAATGCAACCAGAACTACGAGATGGTTTAAAAGAAATTAATTACGGTAAATGGGAAGGAAAAACTCCAGAACAAGTCAATGTGGAATACCATGATGATTATATTCGCTGGTCTGCTGATCCAGCTTGGTATGCTCCCACTGATGGCGAAATGGCAATTACAATTGCTTCTCGTGCTATGAATGTGATTGAAGAAATTAAACATCTTTATAGTAGTGGTAATGTTTTAGTGGTTGCCCATAAAGCTACTATTAGAATTATCCTGTGTAGTTTGTTAGGAATTGATGTAGGACGTTTTCGTTATCGTTTGGGATGTCCTGTTGGTTCCGTGAGTTTGGTAGAATTTACTACTCATGGCCCAATTTTAAAAACTTTAGCTGAACGGACTCATTTAGATGAACGTTTGCGAAATTTGCCAGGTACTTGAACAATGCAAAATTCACAGTAGGCTTTTCCGGCATTTCTCACAAAACGGTAGAGACAGGTTCACGAGATATTCGTGAATGATTGCAGTATATTTTTGAACTTGCCCCTACAGCCTCTGGACTACGGTTTGATCAATTTCGTGAGAAATTCGGCTTTGGTTTTATCCAATTCTTAGCTGATTTTCATCAGTTCATCACAGTTGGTTCAGAAAAATGGGTGACTCTGGGAGTTGAGGTAGAGGAATCCCAACAACAGCTGATGGGATAGTTAAGTAAAAAATAGAAAATAATAGATATATGAACAAGCGCTATTTTTTACAAACTGGTGCTGCATTGGTTGGCACAGTTTTGTTCGCACCCCATATTTTACAAAGGTCAAGCATCATGGCAGCTTCTAATACTAAATTTGAAATTACCAAGCCTGAGAAAGAATGGCAAACAATTTTAACCCCAGAACAGTTTCGTGTATTGCGGCAACATGGAACGGAAAGGGCTTTTACTAGTCCACTGGATAAACAGTATGCTGAGGGTACTTATGTCTGTGCTGCTTGCGGACAGCCTTTGTTTACATCAGACACCAAATTTAACAGTGGTACTGGCTGGCCTAGTTTTTTCACTCCCATTGAGGGTGCAATTGGTACTACTGTAGATAAGTCTTTTTTCATGACCAGAATTGAAGTACATTGCAGCCGTTGTGGCGGACATCTCGGTCATGTTTTTGATGATGGCCCTGCACCCACAGGTAAGCGCTACTGTATGAATGGTGTATCGTTAAACTTTGTGCCTGCATAAATGATCTGGGGAGTAGGGAGTGGAAAATTGTCATTCCCCACCCCCCAGATTAAAGCAAGTACTGATGGTAAGCTATGACTAATTAGCACAACATTTGCGGGAAATGAGATTTAGCTCAAAGAATTGGGAAATCTAATTGTAGGTTGTAGAGTGCTTTCGGAAGAATTAGCACACTGATGCTTAAACTTACAATGAGGTGGCTGTGCTGCGAGTTGTTGTTGGTCATAGTGACGATCCCGATTCTGAAAATGCGATCGCTGAAGTGCTTCAGCAATGTAGTGATTCCCTTGCTGGCACAATTCCGCAAGCTGGACTCTTGTTTACCGCCATAGACTTTGATCACAAGTTAATTTTGCAAACTATCCAAGATACTTATCCGGGAATTGAGTTAATTGGCGGGACGACAAATGGGGAAATCTCTTCAATTATGGAGTTTCAGCAAGATTCTGTAGCTTTAATGCTATTTGCTGCGGATGAGGTGGAAATTTACTCAGGTGTAGGCCGAGAAGCATCGAAAGATCCAGCCCTAGCAGCCCAACAAGCGATCGCCCAAGCCACTGCCAAGAGTACATCCCCACCACAACTATGTCTCACATTTCCTGATAGTCTGACTAGTAATGGAGTATTGATTTTAGAGGGTTTAAAACAAAGTTTGGGAGATCATGTTCCTATTATTGGGGGCATGGCTGCCGATGACTATACTTTTGCAAAAACTTACCAATTTTTCCAGAATGAAGTATTAAGCGATGCAGTACCAGTGTTACTGTTCTCTGGTAAACTACTATTCTCCTCCGGTGTAGCTAGTGGTTGGAGTCCCATCAGTCAACGTAGCCGTGTCACAAAAGTCGATGGCAACATAGTCTATGAAATTGATGGACAGCGTGCGTTAGATTTCTACCAACACTATCTCGGTGTAGAAGGTTTTGCGGCAAACTATGCTATTCATGCTCTCGCAGTTTTTGAAGATGAAGACCATTTCTATATGCGTGCGCCCAACGCCTACGATCAAATTTCTGGGAGTGTGACATTTTTCTCAGATATTCCTGAACAAGCAGTTGTCCAGATTACTGATGCGACTCGTGACAATATTTTAGCAGCATCAGAAGTATCCCTAAAAAATGCTTTCGCCCATTATCCGGGTGTGGAACCAACAGCCGCCATATTAATTTCCTGTGCAGCCCGACGGCGAATTTTAGGAACTTTTGCCAAACAAGAGTATCGGCTTGTCCAAACTCATTTACCCAAAGCATTGCCTTGTTGTGGGTTCTATGCTTACGGTGAAATTGCGCCTTTAGTAGACAGAGGGCAAACACAATTTCATAACAAGACGTTTGTCACACTGTTATTGGGAACAACCTGATTATTCCATGGATAAGCAAGACAATGGCATACAGACTCAAGATTTAGAAAAAATCAACCGCATCTTGCGGAAAAAACTAGAACGCTGCGAAAATGAACGCCGTCAGCTAGAGACAGACATGACAACTAAGGAATTTTTACTCAAGCAAGTAATTTTTGAATTGGAAGACTCGCAGAAAAACTTGGAACAGCGCAGCCAAGAATTAGAAAATACGTTAAATAGTTTGCATACAATGCAAGCTCAGATCATTCAAAGTGAGAAAATGTCAGCTTTGGGTCAAATGGTAGCTGGTATTGCTCACGAAATCAACAATCCTGTCAATTTTATTCACGGCAATCTCAGTCATGTTCGGCAATATACCGATGACTTGCTGCGACTCATTCATTTATATCAGCATTATTTCCCCAACCCACCTGCCGAAATTGATGTAGAACACCAAACCATCGATTTAGAGTTTTTGGCACAAGATGCAGTCAAGGTATTAGACTCAATGAATATAGGCACAGAACGTATTCGAGATAT
Coding sequences within it:
- a CDS encoding Uma2 family endonuclease, with the translated sequence MLLELNRIYVPPGQTVLLRDVTWQELETILEELGEHRAARIAYDKGILEIMAPLPEHEDDKEIIGDLVKAFLEELDIEFRCLGSTTFKNQAMAQGIEPDQCFYIKNESKIRGKNRLDLTVDPPPDLALEIDITSRTHPHIYQALKVPELWQFARGKLKINILQDGVYVESPESLNFPGLTLIDIIPQYLEQSKIIGRNATLRAFRLWVRQQIQQL
- a CDS encoding carotenoid oxygenase family protein → MTTTAVNPYLDGNFAPVKAEITTETLKVIGEIPPTLSGMFVRNGPNPHWQPIGQYHWFDGDGMLHGVRIGHNQASYRNRYVRTQRWQRENQAGKAIWTGLMEPPQPELPSHNTGNTALIWHAGQLFALWEGGAPHAIKVPELDTIGEYIYNGKLASAFTAHPKVDPITGEMMFFGYSFAPPYLHYSVVSVTGELVSTVPIDLPMSVMMHDFAITENYTIFMDLPLTFNPERIQTGKPMLMFESDRSSRFGILPRHGNNSNIRWFETPSCYIFHTLNAYEDQDEVVLIACRMSSTTVLGSPDAKLDSQADTPRLHRWRFNLTTGKVAEEMLDDVASEFPRINENFLGQPNQYGYTGKMAKSSLPLFDGIIKYDFRNGKSQTHEYGRERYGGEPVFVPNPSSTAEDDGWLVTYVYDTAEDCSELVIINAQDVTSEAIARILIPQRIPYGFHGAWISEEQLNFRSLSTDL
- a CDS encoding histidine phosphatase family protein; translated protein: MSLNLYLLRHGQTDCSRKNSFCGSIDSQLTLEGLEMAKAFASAYSSIPWTAIFCSPMQRTIDTAKPLCEAIGMQPELRDGLKEINYGKWEGKTPEQVNVEYHDDYIRWSADPAWYAPTDGEMAITIASRAMNVIEEIKHLYSSGNVLVVAHKATIRIILCSLLGIDVGRFRYRLGCPVGSVSLVEFTTHGPILKTLAERTHLDERLRNLPGT
- the msrB gene encoding peptide-methionine (R)-S-oxide reductase MsrB, which gives rise to MNKRYFLQTGAALVGTVLFAPHILQRSSIMAASNTKFEITKPEKEWQTILTPEQFRVLRQHGTERAFTSPLDKQYAEGTYVCAACGQPLFTSDTKFNSGTGWPSFFTPIEGAIGTTVDKSFFMTRIEVHCSRCGGHLGHVFDDGPAPTGKRYCMNGVSLNFVPA
- a CDS encoding FIST signal transduction protein; this encodes MLRVVVGHSDDPDSENAIAEVLQQCSDSLAGTIPQAGLLFTAIDFDHKLILQTIQDTYPGIELIGGTTNGEISSIMEFQQDSVALMLFAADEVEIYSGVGREASKDPALAAQQAIAQATAKSTSPPQLCLTFPDSLTSNGVLILEGLKQSLGDHVPIIGGMAADDYTFAKTYQFFQNEVLSDAVPVLLFSGKLLFSSGVASGWSPISQRSRVTKVDGNIVYEIDGQRALDFYQHYLGVEGFAANYAIHALAVFEDEDHFYMRAPNAYDQISGSVTFFSDIPEQAVVQITDATRDNILAASEVSLKNAFAHYPGVEPTAAILISCAARRRILGTFAKQEYRLVQTHLPKALPCCGFYAYGEIAPLVDRGQTQFHNKTFVTLLLGTT